From a region of the Methanoculleus receptaculi genome:
- a CDS encoding YHS domain-containing protein — MAVDPVCGMEVDEAAARFKTEYKGRTYYFCAPGCKKLFERDPEAYLKKL; from the coding sequence ATGGCAGTTGATCCGGTATGCGGGATGGAGGTCGATGAGGCGGCCGCCAGGTTCAAAACTGAGTACAAAGGCAGGACCTACTACTTCTGCGCCCCGGGGTGCAAGAAACTCTTCGAACGCGACCCGGAGGCCTACCTGAAGAAGTTGTGA
- a CDS encoding HD domain-containing protein gives MLATVVEKNVFVGEITGGVPVDAPFVVDSAEVREKKDGGKYIHLTISDRSGRGACKVWGTGSQSAEEIEAFCRGIRQGEVYRITGYAKVYNGTCEVNVNEGIFSLAEPLPLEGIEPSLFVYAPVETAAVRQGLARMAAMIGDPGISSLVGRVLEETPGFFEAPAAKRRHHACTGGLAEHTLETAENAVALAGSVRRAAMDTDVILAGALLHDVGKASCFRRQGFSFVALPEYTLVGHTAIGAAAVMRHADGVDPARFAHILHIIMSHHGPHGEIQPRTPEAWTVHFADNASAVLRGICDDTTDLAPGEGRHGGRFGGAVYRF, from the coding sequence GTGCTGGCCACTGTGGTCGAGAAGAATGTCTTTGTCGGGGAGATAACCGGCGGTGTCCCGGTCGACGCACCATTCGTTGTGGATTCGGCAGAGGTCCGGGAGAAGAAGGACGGCGGGAAGTACATCCACCTCACCATATCCGACCGCAGCGGCCGGGGAGCCTGCAAGGTCTGGGGGACGGGGAGCCAGAGCGCCGAAGAGATAGAGGCGTTCTGCCGCGGTATCAGGCAGGGCGAGGTCTACCGCATCACGGGCTACGCGAAGGTCTACAACGGCACGTGCGAGGTCAACGTCAACGAGGGCATCTTCTCCCTGGCAGAACCTCTGCCGCTGGAGGGGATCGAGCCCTCCCTCTTCGTCTACGCCCCCGTAGAGACCGCCGCCGTCCGCCAGGGGCTGGCACGCATGGCCGCGATGATCGGCGACCCCGGCATCTCCTCTCTCGTCGGCCGGGTTCTTGAGGAGACGCCGGGGTTCTTCGAAGCCCCGGCAGCGAAACGGCGCCACCACGCCTGCACCGGCGGGCTTGCCGAGCACACCCTTGAGACCGCGGAGAACGCGGTTGCACTGGCGGGAAGCGTCAGGCGGGCGGCGATGGATACCGATGTCATCCTCGCCGGCGCCCTCCTCCACGATGTCGGGAAAGCCTCCTGTTTCCGGCGCCAGGGGTTCTCGTTCGTCGCTCTCCCCGAATACACCCTGGTCGGGCACACCGCGATCGGGGCCGCCGCGGTCATGCGGCACGCCGACGGCGTCGACCCTGCACGGTTCGCGCACATCCTCCACATCATCATGTCGCACCACGGACCCCACGGTGAGATCCAGCCCCGGACACCGGAGGCCTGGACAGTCCACTTCGCTGACAACGCAAGCGCCGTCCTCCGCGGGATCTGCGACGATACCACCGACCTCGCCCCCGGAGAGGGGCGGCACGGCGGGAGGTTCGGCGGCGCGGTCTACCGGTTCTGA
- a CDS encoding ATP-dependent DNA ligase, translated as MQFLEFARICEHLEGISGRLEMIEEVATVLPGLDETDLPIFVRFIMGRTFPDWSTRKLGVGPNLLYDAVAYVAGVKRETVVEAVNRTGDVGLAVEELLAKKEQTSFFIQELELLDVYRGFERMAAAEGQRSQREKLRVAEGLFGNARPIEGRYLARLMLEELRIGMGEGNVRDAIARAFGVDVHLVEHAQQVINDLGEVALLARKNPEELSRVRIRPFRPVKMMLAQAGTIADQIAEHGTVAVEYKYDGSRFQFHKVGERCRIYSRKLEDVTESIPDVARHLMEATGHDVILDGEAIAVREGRPMPFQYVIRRFRRKHEIDSMMEQIELVPQVFDILYLDGESLVDRPLSERRRYLEETLHDHVAPQFQTGDPARAEEIYADALNLGHEGVMVKVLDSPYTPGVRGRLWVKVKPGVETLDLAVIGAEWGEGRRAGMFGSFLLAVQDEGGRLLPVGKVATGITDEVLADLYDLFKDRVIARSGKEVTFEPGVVFEVGYSEIQTSPNYESGYALRFPRFVRVRDDKSLDEVETLDSLAERYARQKGQTGSA; from the coding sequence ATGCAGTTTCTGGAGTTCGCCCGCATCTGCGAACACCTTGAAGGAATCTCCGGACGCCTGGAGATGATCGAAGAGGTCGCCACCGTCCTCCCCGGACTTGACGAGACCGACCTTCCCATCTTCGTCAGGTTCATCATGGGCAGGACCTTCCCCGACTGGAGCACCAGAAAACTCGGCGTGGGTCCAAACCTCCTCTACGACGCCGTGGCCTACGTTGCAGGGGTGAAGCGAGAGACCGTTGTTGAGGCGGTCAACAGGACAGGCGACGTGGGGCTTGCGGTCGAGGAACTCCTGGCAAAGAAAGAACAGACCTCTTTCTTCATCCAGGAACTCGAACTCCTCGATGTCTACCGGGGGTTCGAACGGATGGCGGCCGCCGAAGGGCAGCGATCGCAGCGGGAGAAACTCCGGGTGGCAGAAGGGCTCTTTGGCAACGCCCGCCCGATAGAGGGGCGTTACCTGGCCAGACTTATGCTCGAAGAACTCCGGATAGGCATGGGCGAAGGGAACGTCCGCGACGCCATCGCCCGGGCTTTCGGGGTGGATGTCCACCTGGTTGAGCACGCCCAGCAGGTTATAAACGACCTGGGGGAGGTCGCCCTCCTCGCCCGGAAGAATCCCGAAGAACTCTCCCGCGTCAGGATCAGGCCGTTTCGGCCGGTAAAGATGATGCTTGCGCAGGCTGGCACCATCGCCGACCAGATCGCCGAACACGGCACCGTCGCCGTCGAGTACAAATACGACGGAAGCCGGTTCCAGTTCCACAAGGTTGGCGAGAGGTGCCGGATCTACTCGCGAAAACTCGAAGACGTCACAGAGAGCATTCCCGACGTCGCACGCCACCTCATGGAAGCCACCGGCCATGACGTCATCCTGGACGGCGAGGCGATCGCCGTCCGCGAAGGGAGGCCCATGCCTTTCCAGTACGTGATCCGGCGGTTCCGGCGGAAACACGAGATCGACTCGATGATGGAGCAGATAGAACTCGTCCCCCAGGTCTTCGATATCCTCTACCTTGACGGCGAGTCGCTGGTGGACCGCCCCCTCTCGGAGCGGCGAAGATACCTCGAGGAGACCCTTCACGACCACGTCGCCCCGCAGTTCCAGACCGGCGATCCCGCCCGGGCAGAGGAGATCTACGCCGACGCCCTGAACCTCGGCCACGAAGGGGTTATGGTGAAGGTCCTGGACTCCCCCTACACCCCCGGCGTCCGCGGCCGGCTCTGGGTGAAGGTTAAGCCCGGCGTCGAGACGCTAGATCTCGCCGTGATCGGGGCCGAGTGGGGAGAGGGCCGGAGGGCCGGGATGTTCGGGTCGTTCCTGCTCGCCGTCCAGGACGAGGGCGGCCGGCTCCTCCCGGTCGGGAAGGTGGCGACCGGGATCACAGACGAAGTTCTGGCAGACCTCTACGACCTCTTCAAGGATCGGGTGATTGCCCGATCAGGAAAAGAGGTCACTTTCGAGCCAGGTGTGGTCTTTGAGGTTGGTTACTCCGAGATCCAGACAAGCCCTAACTACGAGAGCGGGTATGCCCTCCGTTTCCCCAGGTTTGTCCGGGTGAGAGACGACAAGAGCCTGGACGAGGTCGAGACTCTGGACTCGCTTGCCGAACGTTACGCCCGGCAGAAGGGTCAGACGGGGTCAGCCTGA
- a CDS encoding DJ-1/PfpI/YhbO family deglycase/protease, which produces MKLLIVIAPERFRDEELEVPRRAFLEAGIDVDIASTVTGRCRGMLGGTAAASLTFDDVNPDNYDGIVLVGGSGSPDHLWGNRKLQSLVRSFFEQGKIVAAICLSPVVLARAGILAGRQATVYPSPDAIREMKKAGANLVSVPVVADRQIVTGNGPEAAAQFADAVISKLEC; this is translated from the coding sequence ATGAAACTCCTGATTGTGATTGCACCGGAACGGTTCAGGGATGAGGAGCTGGAGGTCCCGAGACGGGCGTTTCTGGAGGCCGGGATAGATGTGGATATCGCCTCAACGGTCACCGGGAGGTGCAGGGGGATGCTCGGCGGCACAGCGGCGGCGTCCCTGACGTTTGACGACGTCAATCCCGACAACTACGACGGGATCGTTCTGGTGGGCGGAAGCGGCTCTCCGGACCACCTCTGGGGGAACCGGAAACTCCAGAGCCTTGTTCGGTCGTTCTTTGAGCAAGGCAAGATTGTCGCTGCCATATGTCTCTCGCCGGTCGTGCTTGCGCGCGCCGGGATCCTGGCCGGGCGGCAGGCGACGGTCTACCCGAGCCCGGACGCCATAAGGGAGATGAAGAAGGCGGGGGCAAACCTCGTCAGCGTCCCCGTCGTCGCCGACAGGCAGATTGTAACCGGGAACGGTCCTGAGGCTGCGGCACAGTTTGCCGATGCCGTTATATCCAAACTGGAGTGCTGA
- a CDS encoding DUF2117 domain-containing protein, which produces MNAVMVVHGPAAFDAGDVERLMGLLRPRRVLVAGVMARTAAEESGLPVTCTDERPSRVLSDLREPAFLLNRGKTPESGRIFGEIVAGRLPGLVHVETSSGTVYCWNRGDAALAEEIALRTGCDLVLARSTAKPQDGQREIRGCIPGEAVFVNGVVIGTTTADTVVLAMENGSLKAVSGLDPKPHGFEKLLRSGLPDITRAWCKSGPVRSAPPRQGSRVCRGGRVAVVDHCGHTLYTAIGDDVCGVLAIGDDTTAVCGHICSHAGIPVFGVVDGDADAIVEPGYAPGSVVVEVIDGRDDDLGREIAKRRDLRASRWEDWVEETLNAIDGRVRILLDLRER; this is translated from the coding sequence ATGAACGCGGTCATGGTGGTGCATGGCCCCGCGGCCTTCGATGCCGGGGACGTCGAGCGGTTGATGGGGCTCCTCCGCCCGCGGCGGGTGCTCGTCGCCGGGGTGATGGCGAGGACCGCCGCCGAGGAGTCCGGACTCCCGGTCACCTGCACGGACGAGCGCCCGAGCAGGGTGCTTTCAGATCTGCGGGAGCCCGCGTTCCTGCTCAACCGGGGTAAGACCCCGGAGTCCGGGCGGATCTTTGGCGAGATCGTTGCCGGGAGGCTCCCGGGACTCGTCCACGTCGAGACCTCGAGCGGAACCGTCTACTGCTGGAACCGCGGCGATGCCGCTCTCGCAGAGGAGATCGCGCTCCGGACGGGCTGCGACCTGGTTCTCGCGAGGAGCACGGCGAAACCGCAGGACGGGCAGCGGGAGATCCGGGGGTGCATCCCCGGGGAGGCGGTCTTTGTCAACGGGGTGGTCATAGGGACAACAACCGCGGATACGGTCGTCCTCGCGATGGAGAATGGCTCGCTGAAGGCGGTCTCCGGTCTCGACCCCAAACCCCACGGATTTGAGAAACTCCTCCGCTCCGGTCTCCCGGATATCACCAGGGCCTGGTGCAAGAGCGGGCCGGTGCGTTCCGCACCCCCGCGGCAGGGCAGCCGGGTCTGCCGCGGCGGGAGGGTGGCGGTCGTCGACCACTGCGGCCACACCCTCTATACGGCGATCGGGGATGATGTATGCGGAGTGCTTGCCATCGGCGATGACACCACCGCCGTCTGCGGGCACATCTGTTCCCATGCCGGGATCCCCGTCTTCGGCGTGGTCGACGGGGACGCCGACGCCATCGTGGAGCCGGGGTATGCCCCGGGCTCGGTGGTGGTTGAGGTTATCGACGGCCGGGACGACGATCTCGGCCGGGAGATTGCAAAGAGAAGAGACCTCCGGGCTTCGAGGTGGGAGGACTGGGTGGAGGAGACGCTGAACGCCATCGATGGAAGGGTGCGTATACTCCTCGACCTCCGGGAGCGCTGA
- a CDS encoding TIGR00266 family protein, with product MHYEITGDNLQMVTIRLAPGESVCAEAGAMVNMSGNMKMTTNVKGGLFKGLKRVVTGESLFMTEFTPEKGEGFVAFAGNVPGKIFTLDLDGREFIAQKDAFLCSEPGIDLDIAFTKKLRAGAFGGEGFILQRLSGSGKAFLHCCGDIKEMMLGEGEVIRVETGLVVGFDSTVDYSIALAGGVKTVLFGGEGLFLTTLTGPGRVILQSMDLAKLASALSPFLPTQNSSGR from the coding sequence ATGCACTACGAGATCACAGGAGACAACCTCCAGATGGTGACCATCCGCCTCGCCCCCGGCGAGAGCGTCTGCGCCGAGGCCGGCGCCATGGTCAACATGAGCGGCAACATGAAGATGACCACCAACGTGAAGGGCGGACTCTTCAAGGGGCTCAAGCGGGTGGTGACCGGGGAGAGCCTCTTCATGACCGAGTTCACCCCGGAGAAGGGGGAGGGGTTTGTCGCCTTCGCCGGGAACGTCCCGGGGAAGATCTTCACCCTCGACCTTGACGGGAGAGAGTTCATCGCCCAGAAGGACGCGTTCCTCTGCTCGGAACCTGGGATCGACCTCGATATAGCCTTCACCAAGAAGCTCCGCGCGGGAGCGTTCGGCGGGGAGGGATTCATCCTACAGCGGCTCTCCGGGAGCGGGAAGGCGTTCCTCCACTGCTGCGGCGACATCAAGGAGATGATGCTTGGGGAAGGCGAGGTGATCCGGGTGGAGACAGGGCTTGTTGTCGGGTTCGACAGCACCGTCGACTACAGCATCGCGCTTGCCGGCGGGGTGAAGACCGTCCTCTTCGGGGGCGAGGGGCTCTTCCTGACCACGCTGACCGGCCCCGGCCGGGTCATCCTGCAGTCGATGGATCTCGCAAAACTCGCAAGCGCCCTGAGCCCCTTCCTCCCCACCCAGAACTCCTCGGGACGGTAA
- a CDS encoding HNH endonuclease, which produces MGSGRAGPGMVDPRDVPVGDVYITLDEVRIVLDRQGRRCVRCGAPLRPGLTYFDLRRPVICGGSRTPGNVEALCPSCHRRHMRRIRELLAMHQRR; this is translated from the coding sequence ATGGGATCCGGGCGCGCGGGACCGGGGATGGTGGATCCCCGGGATGTGCCTGTGGGCGATGTCTACATAACGCTTGATGAGGTCAGGATAGTCCTTGATAGACAGGGCCGCCGCTGCGTCCGGTGCGGCGCTCCGCTGCGTCCGGGGCTGACCTATTTTGATCTCCGGCGGCCGGTGATCTGCGGTGGCTCCCGGACGCCGGGGAACGTTGAGGCCCTCTGCCCCTCCTGTCATCGGAGGCATATGCGCCGGATCAGGGAACTGCTGGCCATGCACCAGAGGAGGTGA